The nucleotide window CAATCATAATAGTTTTTAGCTTTGCTTTCAGCGATTGTTAGGGGTAGTAAGGTTGCATAGGCGGCTCTGCCGGCAAGAGATTGGCTTATCTTTTCTGATAGAAGTAGATTTTCACTTCCAGAGATCACAAAATTACCCATTTTGCCAATCTCATCGGAATATACTTGCAGATAAGACATTAATTTAGAGTATTTCTGCACTTCGTCTATGATGACTTTTTCTTTATTGTTGCGCATAAAGCCACCGGGGTCAGATTCAATCTGAACAAGGGTATCTGGATTTTCCAGGTTAAAGTATTTATAGTTCTTGAAACATTCCTTTATAAGGGTGGTTTTACCGCTTTGCCTGGGGCCGACTATAGCAATGACGGGAAATTGAGTTTTTAGTTTTTTAATATAACCAGACATCTCTCTGTTAATCATATGATAAGCATATCATATCTCTATCATTTTGGGAATTCAATTCCCAAAATACAGAATATTTGTAGTTTGGTTTTTAATCCAGAATTTTCAAGTGTTTTCTTAATGTTGTTCGTAAAATTCGTCTGCTGGCTTGCGCTGAACATACTTTTTAGGTTGGCAGTCCTTGTAGCTGCTACGTGTATCGTGTTCTAACGTTTTTTACTTGACTTGTCATTTTATCCGTAATGGCACAATTGACTTGTATATTATAAACTTGTCTCTGCGCCTGCTCCGCAGGCTTGAGGCCAAAATTTTCGCTATGCGAAAATTTTGGTAGCGGGGGGCAGAATCGAACCGCCGACCTATGGGTTATGAATCCATCGCTCTCACCAGCTGAGCTACCCCGCCAAATGTTAGAAAATTATAGCATATCTAACGCTCTCACCAGCTGACCCGAACTTAACAAGGGCTGAAAGCCCGACGTTAAGAGAGGGCAACAAGGCCACATAGTGGCCGCCGTTAGCTACCCCGCCAGATGTTGAAAAATTATAGCATATCTAGTACTCTCACCAGCTGACCCGAACTTAACGAGGGCTGAAAGCCCGACGTTAAGTGAGGGAAAGCCGCTGGCTCGGTCAGCCAGCGGCACTTCCTCGGTGGCTTGAGGCCACCGTCGGTCGCAAGGCCACGCAGCAGTGGCCGCCGTTAGCTACCCTGCCGTCAGAGAAAACCAAAAATCGAATTTCTGTTTGTTGTTGCCGGCGCGGCCGGCACTTCGTTGACCGGAGCCGCTTGCTGAGTGGCTGGAGCCGGGGTAGGAGCGGCGGCCGACGCAGGCTCTCTGACTGGCGGCCTGGGCGCGGGCGGCGGAGTGTCTTTCTTTTCTTGATTGCCCGGCGTGAAGAAAGTTTTTTCTAGCATAGTGGACTGCTCGTCGAGCACGCCAGCATCTTTGCCATTGACATACAGACGCAGATTGCGCGGGATCGTGGCGCGGATTTTGATGTACTGGTCGCCTTCCCAGGTCTTGCTGTCACCGCGCTCCAGATTGCCCTGAAAAATTGTGCGGCCGTCGATGATGACGGAAATATAAGTCCGGTTCAGTGCTGTGGCGTCAATGTAAACCTTGTTCGGGTTGAAATTTTGCTGCTTGGACTCCGGCGTGTCTTTAGAATTCAGCCGCGGAACATCGGTTTGCTGGCGCAGATTGGTATTGGTAATGCCGTTCAGCGAAGAATTAATGCTGTAAATAAAAATTCCGCCGGCACAGACGAACAACACCACGCCCAAAGCCAGCCGCCAGAGCCATTTGTTGTTTCTCTTATTGCGCGTGGAGTGAAAATTGTTAAATCCGGGCGCGTTCATTGACCTCATACCGTTGGGAAAAAGCGTGCGCTTGTCGACGGTCAGGCCGACTTGCACTTTCGCTACGGCGCGTTTATGACCGGCCTCGCCGGGAAAAAGCGCGTTAAATTCCGCGGCGATTTCCTCGACGGACAGTCCCAGAAAAACAGCGTACACTTTGGCGAAGCCTTTGGCCGTGACCGGATTCGGCAGCTTTTGGAATTCATCCTGCTCCAAATATTCCAGAAAAGTTTTTTTAATTTTAATTTGTTCGGCTGCCTCAGACAGACCTAACTGTTTGGCCTCGCGCGCCTGTTTCAGACGCTGGCCGAGAGTGAGGTTTTCCGGCGCTGGATCACCCGGCGCTCCTAAAATATTGTCTGTCATAATGTTGTAATTCTACACTATTTTAGCAAATATTCAATTTTGCGGAGATTTTGCGGCTGATACCGGATCGTCAGCGGTTGAGATTATTGCGGCGGTTTGCGCCGCCGCGAACTGCTGGAGCTTTTCCGCGGTTGTTTCCTGATCGGTCGCCATTTTGAATTTTGGTTCGGGCGGCAGATCCTGCAGGTTTTTAAGCCCAAAATGCCGCAAAAATTTTTCGGTTGTGCCATAAAGGGTCGGCCGGCCAAGGCCTTCGGAGCGGCCTTGTTCCTCGACAAGCTCTTTGTCCTGCAGCGACTTGACTATCCAGTCGGAATTAAGACCGCGGATCGCCTCGAGCTCGCTTTTGGAGACCGGCTGGCGGTAGGCGATGATCGTCAGTGTTTCCATGGCCGCCGCGGACAGCGAAAATTCCTGCGGCGTGTTGATGTATAGTTCCAGCGGCTTGGAGTATTCCGGCTTGGTCGCAAATTGATAACCGTCGGAGATATTGACGATTTGCAAGCCGTGTGCCGGATCGGCGTATTGGGCGGTCAGCTCCGCGATGAGCTGCAGTGTGGTTTCTTCCGGCGTTTCCAGATAACGCGCCAATTGTTCCAGCAGCAGCGGCTGCCGCGCCATGAACAGCAAAATTTCCAGCTGCGGCAGTAAATTATTGAGCGCTGTTTCCGTCATTTTCTTTTAATTCTCCCGTTGTTCCTGCCGTCAAATCCACGACCGTGTTGTACTCTGCTTCGTCAAATTCCACCGGCTGGGCGCCGATATTTTTGCGCGCC belongs to Candidatus Margulisiibacteriota bacterium and includes:
- a CDS encoding DUF4115 domain-containing protein is translated as MTDNILGAPGDPAPENLTLGQRLKQAREAKQLGLSEAAEQIKIKKTFLEYLEQDEFQKLPNPVTAKGFAKVYAVFLGLSVEEIAAEFNALFPGEAGHKRAVAKVQVGLTVDKRTLFPNGMRSMNAPGFNNFHSTRNKRNNKWLWRLALGVVLFVCAGGIFIYSINSSLNGITNTNLRQQTDVPRLNSKDTPESKQQNFNPNKVYIDATALNRTYISVIIDGRTIFQGNLERGDSKTWEGDQYIKIRATIPRNLRLYVNGKDAGVLDEQSTMLEKTFFTPGNQEKKDTPPPAPRPPVREPASAAAPTPAPATQQAAPVNEVPAAPATTNRNSIFGFL
- the scpB gene encoding SMC-Scp complex subunit ScpB, with protein sequence MTETALNNLLPQLEILLFMARQPLLLEQLARYLETPEETTLQLIAELTAQYADPAHGLQIVNISDGYQFATKPEYSKPLELYINTPQEFSLSAAAMETLTIIAYRQPVSKSELEAIRGLNSDWIVKSLQDKELVEEQGRSEGLGRPTLYGTTEKFLRHFGLKNLQDLPPEPKFKMATDQETTAEKLQQFAAAQTAAIISTADDPVSAAKSPQN